The stretch of DNA TCAGTTGCCGAAACAATTCTTTATACCGCTCTCGACAGCCTGGAAAAGAAAACCGGCCAGCCGGGTATTGAGGTCTTCCATAAAGCCATCAACAATATCAAGCCGGTGCTTGAGGTTAAGTCCCGGCGGGTCGGTGGTGCCACCTATCAGGTTCCGGTGGAAGTCCGCGCCGATCGTCGCGTGGCGCTGGCTATCAGATGGGTTATTACTTACGCTCGGGCGCGCGGGGAACATACCATGGCTGAAAAATTGGCCGCCGAAATGACCGCCGCCGCCAATAACGAGGGCGCTTCAGTTAAGAAGAAAGAAGATACACATAAAATGGCCGAGGCCAACAAGGCTTTCGCCCATTTCAGATGGTAATTGGAATTAGAATTAAAGGGTAACACGAAGGAAGGTCAGAAATCTAGTTGCGGGACTTTTTCAAGATAGGATAAGTAGCCAAAGTCATTAGGCCAACCGCGCCCTGCTGAATTTTACGGTCGGCTTTGATGGTTCCTTATTGATAAGCCTGTGGTTAAGGTACGATTCAGTCAGGGTTTTTCTATGTCCGGAAGAAAGGATCTAAATCTTATTCGTAATATCGGCATCATGGCACATATTGATGCCGGCAAGACGACTACGACCGAGCGTATCCTTTATTACACCGGCAAAACCCACCGTATCGGTGAGGTGGATGACGGCGCTGCCACCATGGATTGGATGGAGCAGGAAAAGGAGAGAGGGATTACTATAACCTCCGCCGCCACTACATGTTTCTGGCGTGACTGTCAAATAAATATCATTGATACCCCCGGTCATGTCGATTTTACCATTGAAGTTGAACGGTCGTTGCGCGTCCTTGACGGCGCTGTGGCACTTTTTTGTGCCGTCGGCGGCGTGGAACCGCAATCCGAAACAGTCTGGCAACAGGCCGACAAATATCCTGTCCCCCGGATAGCATTCATCAACAAGATGGATCGCGTCGGAGCCGACTTTGTCCGAACCGTCAAGGAAATGAATGAAAAGTTCTCCATTAAGTGTATTCCGGTCCAGATTCCGGCCGGGCAGGGAGAGCTCTTCGCCGGCATTATTGACCTGATTAGCTTGAGCCTTCGGGTTTACCATGACGAAACTCTTGGCGAAACCTTCACCGATTACCCTATCCCCGATGATTTGAAAGATATTACGCTGAAGGCGCGCGAGGAGATGCTGGAGGCGGTTTCGGAATTCGATGACGTTCTTCTGGATAAATTTCTGCACGAAAAGACCGTCGAGGCTGAGGATATCCGGCGGGCTATCCGCAAGGCGGTTATAAAATGCGCCCGCGTTCCGGTCCTCTGCGGCTCTTCATTCCGCAATCGCGGGGTGCAGGCCTTGCTGGATGCTGTTGTGGATTACCTGCCTGCCCCGAATGACCTTCCCCCAGTACAGGGATTTTCTCCCGATGGCAAGAAACAGTTACAGAGAAAGGCCGATCCCGCTGAGCCGGTTACCGCCCTGGCCTTCAAGATTCAAAGCGACTCGCATTCGGGAAGATTATGCTATTTGCGGATTTATTCCGGTGAAATGAAACAGGGCACCGCCATCTTGAATCCCAATTCCGGAATCAAGGAGAGAGTTGCCCGCATCCTGCAGATGCATTCCAATAAAAGGGCGGATGTGGAGCTCGCCTCCACCGGCGATATTGTTGCCGTCATCGGCTTCC from Candidatus Zixiibacteriota bacterium encodes:
- the rpsG gene encoding 30S ribosomal protein S7 codes for the protein MPRKSTPPKRELIPDTRYGDKLISQFIGALMESGKKSVAETILYTALDSLEKKTGQPGIEVFHKAINNIKPVLEVKSRRVGGATYQVPVEVRADRRVALAIRWVITYARARGEHTMAEKLAAEMTAAANNEGASVKKKEDTHKMAEANKAFAHFRW
- the fusA gene encoding elongation factor G yields the protein MSGRKDLNLIRNIGIMAHIDAGKTTTTERILYYTGKTHRIGEVDDGAATMDWMEQEKERGITITSAATTCFWRDCQINIIDTPGHVDFTIEVERSLRVLDGAVALFCAVGGVEPQSETVWQQADKYPVPRIAFINKMDRVGADFVRTVKEMNEKFSIKCIPVQIPAGQGELFAGIIDLISLSLRVYHDETLGETFTDYPIPDDLKDITLKAREEMLEAVSEFDDVLLDKFLHEKTVEAEDIRRAIRKAVIKCARVPVLCGSSFRNRGVQALLDAVVDYLPAPNDLPPVQGFSPDGKKQLQRKADPAEPVTALAFKIQSDSHSGRLCYLRIYSGEMKQGTAILNPNSGIKERVARILQMHSNKRADVELASTGDIVAVIGFRKTTTGDTLCDPKHPIILEMMKFPEPVIFVAIEPRSKADQDKLGDALQRLQEEDPTFKVRMNEETGQTIISGMGELHLEILIDRMIREFNVQANIGRPSVAFKETITEAVEAEGKFIRQSGGKGQYGHVWIKVEPSDNGTVFKFENKIIGATIPKEYIPYIEKGIREAMSNGAIAGYPMTGIKATLFNGSYHEVDSTEIAYQIAASQALQEAARKAKPVILEPVMDVEVVCPEIYMGNVVGDLNQRRGKIMGMVPRINVQVIKAVVPLSEMFGYATALRNLSQGRGSYTMQFLKYAPLPREVAGKMFANIMYV